The Bdellovibrio sp. NC01 genome includes the window ACCGCCATTCGCGATATCGTTTCCAGTTCCAATTACATGGCTCAATATTATGGAGTGAAGTTCGGAGCAGGAAGTGAAAAAGCACTCGGCTACACCGCGGGTGGCGCCATCATGACAACAGGAGTGATTCTTGGAACGGCGATTTTTGCAGGTGGCGTTTACTTACTTGCCTCTGCCGGCGTTAACGATGGCCAAGCTATCGGCTACATCATTGGTGCAGGTTTTATCGTTGGTGCAAAAATGTGGAAAGAAGGATCAAGACTTGCCAGTGATACTGCTCGCCGGGTCGACGAAGAAGAAGAGCAGAAGCTTGAAAACATGCGCACATATCGCTTCATGCGCTTCTTGCCCAATTGGATCGCGTTAGAAGCCGATCCAATTCTGATTACTCCATGGCAAGCCGTAAAAACTTACCAAGCACCGAAGTCGAAAACTTCAGTTCAATTTATTCAGCGTTTTTAGAAGTGTAAACCCACTTGAGCTCTTGAGCTTTTTGAATCTTCTTGAGGAATTCAGCTGGCACGGCTTTACCTGCTACTGCATAAGCAAACAATTCCTTTTGCCCAGGAGCTTCGTTGCCAATGTTGCTTAAGTTTGGATTGTGACCACCACGAACCAAAATCAACAGCTGCTTAAATCCTTGCGGCACTTCTTTATAATGACGAATACCTTCCGGCGAAGGAGTCGCACTGTCGTCAGAACCTTGGAAGTATGTCACTGGCACTTTCAAAGGATATTTCGTCGCAAAATAAGTTTGATCGGCGCGAGCATTCAATTGCTTACAGTTATTCAAAGAATCTTCATCAGGAGCTGGATACAGCTTACCGTTAATCAATGCATCCGAAGTCGCAGTACCAGGGTTTGCTAAGCCCAATTCACGACAAGAAATCATCGTGTACGGTACTTCATTCATCGTAAATAAAATATGCGGCTCATAAGACAATGGCTCATACATATCTTTAAGTTGCTCGATGTAACCTTGATAAGTTTTTTCATCAGCAAGGCTCATAAGCTGATTACGCAAATTGCGAAGGCCATCATTCAACATCAACGTACCACGCGCCGTGCGCGACAACCACGTATTCGGAACTCCATATTGAGTCGAAATACGATCCATCTTAGCTTTGATTTCCGTTGGCAAACCATCAATCATTTTCTGCATCAGCTTGCGACGATGCGGAGCCGACCACAGACGTTCACTTCCAGAATAGACCGTT containing:
- a CDS encoding alpha/beta fold hydrolase, which produces MKNLVLFALLMVGASAAEASLNLPTAATYESGRLLCQDKYKDLVSFEKGTYVTVPVDYADLSKGTTDVYAFFSGGYDPKKETILYFTGGPGQTAHWGLFRVSMPYNVLIVEHRGVGCSRPATVQQLLSPSFYSSEFVARDAQKIVKSFGLDKVTAYGISYGTVPATMFGSLFPELTRSVILEGTVYSGSERLWSAPHRRKLMQKMIDGLPTEIKAKMDRISTQYGVPNTWLSRTARGTLMLNDGLRNLRNQLMSLADEKTYQGYIEQLKDMYEPLSYEPHILFTMNEVPYTMISCRELGLANPGTATSDALINGKLYPAPDEDSLNNCKQLNARADQTYFATKYPLKVPVTYFQGSDDSATPSPEGIRHYKEVPQGFKQLLILVRGGHNPNLSNIGNEAPGQKELFAYAVAGKAVPAEFLKKIQKAQELKWVYTSKNAE